Sequence from the Sardina pilchardus chromosome 15, fSarPil1.1, whole genome shotgun sequence genome:
TGGTTCGTTCCAAAACACTAAATCCTCCATtataatgaattttcataaatcattttctgttttacatcttgttttccaagtaattttaGTAGAACTGTAATCATGTGTtgttactcaatcaaaacaacataattgcatttgtattgatattaactgaaatacacaattacaGTACACATGACTTGGATACAGCATTTTGTACCAAACCAAACTCTTTCTTATAGTTCTCAACAGTAGGcaaagatagatacagtatttcCATAACTTAAGGCAAGACACCAGCTCTTTGATTCTTTTATggcacagactgtgtgtgtgtgtgtgtgtgtgtgtgtgtgtgtgtgtgtgtgtgtgtgtgtgtgtgtgtgtgtgtgtgtgtgtgtgtgtgtgtgtgtgtgtgtgtgtgtgtgtgtgtgattttccaACATTTTCcgacattttcattttcatgtgtcACACAAATTTCATGAATGCTCCATGAATGATCTTTCAATAAAGATAAATCCATTCACTCCTCTTCAGCTGTTTAAAAGAtgttttgaaatatatgtattttttttaaaacccaaATAATGCACATGTTTTAAttgtaaatatatacagtatattgtgtaaTGGGTGTTGTGTTGACTAGACACATTTGTACTCCACCAGTGATTAGCAGATCAAGATGCAGATCAGATGTGCTGTGATGTGTTGCCAATGCACACAGCCAAAACATATTGATGTTACTAAGTTGTTTatagtattatattatatctgACCGAGGTCTCATTTGTTCTGATCTGTTTAGCAGCAGTCCAGTTTAAACAGTGAGATATCATCTCTACTTTGTTCACTGGTATTTTGTAAATAGTTTATGAATTACAGGACACATCTGGGGGAAAAGACGCTTGTTTGCAaagggcgaaaaaaaaaaaacactttcccCTGTACCATTCTTCACAAGCGGTCCACTGTTCTTGACTTCCTGACCGGTCTCTGCTCGTGGACGCGCTCCTCCACACATGTTGCACTTTCATTTCGGTTCATCAGGCCTGGAAGAAGATCTGACGACACGCTGCTGAACAAGCTTAAATATTCGACTCAAGCTGCGTGAGGCGGAGTATAGTGGCAGAGGAGGCCATTTCACATCTGGATAGACACCGCAATTAAACCTGGGGACACCACCAGCTCAGACGTGGAGGGGTGGAGATGAGTTTATGCCAGTATACCTTCCGGCGGAAAAAAAAACGGATGCATTTGAGTTCAGGGAGGAGATTATTCTTATGCTGATAAAGCGTCAGGGGGCAGAGGCAAGGTCAGCAGCCATCTCAGCAGAGATAAAGGTGTCAGGCCCTCCCGTTAGACCGCTGGGGTCCCTGAAGCCAGCAGATAAAACAGCACCTGTGGCCAGTTGCCTCGCAAAGTCTGGGCTGTGAAGAGCAGCAGATAAGAGGCCAGAACTGTCACAGTGGGACAGAGCAGTGACACGTGCAGCTCTGGCTTCTCTGACAGCCCAGAGCAGTATCTCATTGAAGGGTGGAATTTTCTACAGTGAGGGTGGCTTCCGTCTATATGGCATTCCTACATTAATGTTAGTTTTTTTGATATGGTACTTTGTGGACTACGAGACTAGCACTGTGTTCCAcagtggagcaggagcaggttGGTTGGAGTGTCACCACAGACCATCATTGGAAGAGGCATGGAGCTGGCCCAGCTCAGTGCTGGGTTGGGTTAGATTTCTGTAAGCAGTCATTGCAAGGGACAGGgtacatggagagagaggagtaaagggaattgtgtgtgtgtgtgtgtgtgtgtgtgtgcgcgggggggggggggggcgtttgtgtgcgtgtgcatgtttgctGCATGTTCCTGTAAATAAGTGATGAGGCTATGCTGTAGATGGAAACATGGAACTTACAATGCATTCTTAATCATTAGTGAAGGAGCAATTCTGCCATCTTCTGACTTGGCCAATAAACTACACACTGTCACGAGCTCAGTACACAGCAGGTTTTCAACATTTTAGGACCTGTTGAATTGCAATAGCATTTGCAATagaacattctcaatttttcaCCCATTTTTATTAAGTAAACTTTCTTTCACGTTTCAAATTCACTGACAAGATAAACAACCCATGAATGAATCTACAGCCATCAGAAATCCATTTCATTTCACGCTGTTCTTATCCAGTTCTTCACAGAGAACACCTGGCCAAGTCTAATAACAGCAGGCCACAATCTGTTAGCAGTATCGCACTTTTCCCAGTGCCTCACAtggatttgttttatttgccaCTTTAAATGAACGGCTGTGGATTACTGTGCCCAAGGCACTGTGAAATCCCTGCTGAGACCTTGAACGGCAGTGACTGTCGAAGCGTGACCTCCTTTACAGTGCCCAGATAGTACACGGACAAGACTAGATGGCCTGAGGAGCTAGCGGAGACTGTCCAGAGAAATAGGGACgtgcgtttgtgcgtttgtgcgtgcttgcgtgtgtgtgtgcgtgcatgtgtgagagagagagaggctatgagagagagagagagagagagagagagagagagagagagagagagagagagtgtgtcttaCCAATACCTATCATGTTGTTGTCATGGCCATGACAAGATATCCAATTTTCTTTGCcaatacatgaataaataaagacaTAAATATCAGCCGCCAGTGCAGCATTCAAAACAATGTTCTCCTGACACATCACGGTAGCCTTCCTTACAAAGATGTCACAACTGATAACAAGCCACTTCCCATGAGCAGCACATTCCACAAACCCAGTCTCTGAGAAGCAtactgtgtgggtgggtgaaggAAGATAAATGAGGACTCTAACAGTTCCATCACATCCCCAAAACTTTCCCTTATCCCCAACCTTTGTGAcccagtttttgtttttccttttagATTTAAACTCCGTCCATTCATTTCCGAGAAACATTTAGTCTCCGTCTGCCGTGATGTCCACAAGCCCTGggacggcagcagcagcaaaaaaaaaaaaaaaaaaagacacaagcaACGCAGAGCTGTCCTCCTGTGGCAGCGTGGAAGTCTAATAAGCCCGTAAGTGCAATCAGAGGTTCTGCTGAGCCTGCCTCCCCGAGAGCAAGTGATGATTGTCCACCGGGGAGGGTGATTTATGAGGGCATCCGCCACAGCACCATGTTGCCTGATTACATGGCCATCGGTAAAACGCATGCAGCAAACAGATATTAAATCAACAGGGCTTATTGCACTGGGCTCTGTGCTGTGGCGTGGGCGAAAACCACTAAAGCCAGGCCccggggaggggtgggggtgtaggGCGGCGGATGGGATTGGGGGGGGGATTACATTCTCAAAGGCCTGGATGACTTCGCCAATATTACCAGCTATGGTGATGATTAATAGACGTGCTCTCATaaagaggaatagagaggaaTACATATCCACTCTTGATATCTGAAGCCGAGTACCCACACCACAGGGTCATCTCTGATggcaaacagcaaaaaaaaaaagagcattaTGAGATAATGAAATTATAATGATTAAAAAAGAGAATGGCCTGCCTTGACTGGTGTCTTGTTGAGGGCGGCTGGATGAGAAATCACATTCTCCTGGCCTCCTCTTATCTATGTTGTAAGGGCTATGGATTTTAGAGTTAGCTTATTGAGGGGCTGGCTGATAATGGATGATCATGCACTCTGGCAAATGCCCACCATGCAGAATCTCAACAGAGGCTGAAACAAGTGCAAATGTGTGCGCTCGGGTTATTAATGAGGATGACTTCTGGTcattaaactttaaaatatGTAACCACTAAATAATTCAAGGTCTCTTTCTGTCCCCATAGAGAAGTCATTTGAGGCCACAGCTCAGCTGTGAATAGGTGAGTAACAACTGGTGGATCCATTTTTGTGCCAACATTTCCTGGGTGCCTTTGATCTCTTTCAAATTGATTGAGTAAACCAAGCCGAATCGAATTCTTCTTCATTGCACAATTTCACAAAAGTAAGTGAACACATTGAACAGGGTTGATacgcttgagtgtgtgtgtgtgtgtgtgtgtgtgtgtgtgtgtgtgtgtgtgtgtgtgtgtgtgtgtgtgtgtgtgtgtgtgtgtgtgtgtgtgcgtgcgtgcgtgcgtgcgtgcgtgcgtgtgtgtgtgtgtgcatgtgtgtgtgtgtgtgtgtgtgtatgttagtgtgtgtgtgtgtgtgtgtgtaagagagaaagaaaacggaAGACTTCTAAACATTTCTACCGTAAGCCTCCTATCTATTTAATTAAGTTAATAATTTaaacattgcacacacatatatatatatagttattCTAAACATTTTAGAATTTATGTAATTATTATTCTATTTACCACAATTTATTTACCTCAATTTACCATAGCCTACTGCACAGAAAGACAATTCTGTATTAAAATGTCATGGTAATAGATACAGAATATTGGAAATATATACATAGAAATAAATGAAGAATTCATACATTATTTATCCATAGGCTGGATTTATTCGTGATTGAGACACCTCCTCCAGCTTAGGTATGCCTATCAGCTGGTGTTTATATCACCTGaatataaataatattttaatataATGTTAATACATTGCTCTCCCTACCAACAGGGGGCGATAAACACTGCATTCGGCATCCTCCCCAAAAATAACAACTATCAACACATCCGGTAAATAATTCCCTTGAAGGTACGAATTATGAAACATGTGACGGACTTTAAACTTTGAGTGTTCATTGAAGTTTATCCGGGGCGACTAACCTCGTGTGCCTTTTTTGCATATTAACATATGGTCACTCATTTTGTTAACGTTTGCTGAACCCATTTCATCGGTTTCCAGCCTGCTGGCAAGCAGTGGCTAGACAGAATGCTTGCGCGAGGATACCTGGCAAAGCTTACATGGGGTGTTATTCTCAGACAAAGGTCACTTTTGTTATTCTTCTGTTCATTTAGAGGTCAGCGATGTTTAGTGTGTCTTCGTGCTCACATGAATAATATTTGTAAAGGATGCACAATCAAGCTATTTCACTCACCAGCAAATAGGCTATGCCATAGCTATTGCTAAAGTCTTGCAGTAGTTAGACGTAACTTCAAGATATTAAGTATGGTTACGTCCTCAGTCAGATCCTTCCAGGTCTATCTTTACACAAGCATTAACCTAGATTCCGTCTGTTTGCTGTTTGCTGTCTGTGAAGCAAAGTGTCAGGTTTTAATTCATTTGAGACATCACTATTCTGAAGAACACAACATGTGTCTTTACGTCTCTAGAACCTCTGTCGACCTCTAACTTCTGATGTGTCTATCATTAATAATTTCTTAACTATTTGTGATTTTGAGATATACAATGGAAAACAAAATTACCTCCTTAGTCTTACTAACAATGGCACTCTCTGTTCCCGTGAGACTGTATTCTTACCGGAGGATAACAATCATGAGGTTATTGTTTTTCTATCTAGTTATAGGCACAGTAGTGGTAGAGATAGATGTGTGTGGCGGTGAACGCTGAATTGCACCTTGTACAATGGCGCTCTCCTGTGTACTTCTGCAGGATGGGGAATTTGTCATCGTCAACATCCGGAGCTCTGCCAGGCTCAGCATGTACTCAGTTTGTTCAGGTAGGCTTCATTTCATTCCCCCTCCATttttccacacatacacatagagcaCTTGTTTCATTTATGAGCTATTGATGGAATTGTCTTGTTCCCACAGGATATGGTGTCTCGTAACTGTGTTGTCATATTCTCTAAAACATCTTGTCCATACTGCAAGATGGCCAAAAATGTGTTCAATGAAATAGGTGCGACATACAAAGTGATTGAATTGGATCAGCACAACGATGGTAGGCAGCTCCAGGAGGCATTGGCACAAATTACCGGTGCAAAGACGGTGAGGATTTCACTCTGAAATGCCTAAACTACTGCTATCAATGGCAaggggttttgtgcttctgattcacgtctttcatgTAACTCCTTAGTCTGGTCACTTCTTGCAATGGAACTTCATTCAAATTTACCGCAAATGGTTGATTAGCTATGTTCTAAAGAATGTTCAGCATGTGTTGCAAACTATTCTCTTTTCAGCAAAAGCCATAACGGAACGATATCAGATAAATGTAAAGAGACATATCGTGAAGCTTCTTTTTCTTGTGTTGAGAAGTAGCCAGATAATAAGTGGGATGATCAGATTGTAGCCTGTATCAGACAAATAAGTCCTTTCAGGCCTAAGCAAGATCCCTCCACTCCACTTCGGGGGTCCGGTTCACCCTGTTGGGACTTATTTTCCAGATAATGACCGgctttctatacattatcccttgaTTGTTAtccggctcttcacaatgctagTACAGTAGaatgctccattgacttgaatgggatttcccaacatTCTACCGGCCAGTTATATTCATGTAATTACCACTGAAAACATATAAGGACCACTGTCAATGTCAATACCTTATGCcatatgttattattattatactattCATTGCCAGTTCACCTGTAAATGGGTATTGCATTTTACTTCCATTACTTAAATATGGAGCAATATCTGGTTGGATGAATTTGAAGACACTGACCAGATATGGTATTAAGCATTTTGTGCCAGCAGAGCAATATATACAACTTGTATTTCATGTATTTATGAATTCTTGTTATCTTTCTAttgctgtcagctgttctctcAATCACAAGTGTCTTACATTCAAATTCACTTGAAAGGGACAACTTCCCTCTTTCTGATGAGAATatagtcagacaaaaaaaaacctgttttatgTTCTGTCATATCAGGTCCCCAGAGTCTTTATCAATGGCCAGTGCATCGGCGGAGGTTCAGACACTAAGGAGCTGCACCAGCAGGGAAAGCTGCGGCCATTAATAGAACAGTGCACCCCATGCTGTTCCTCAGAGAGCTCTGGTTCCGGCTCCGGCAGCGGGTAGCCTCTTCTCTCCAATCATAATAAAATCGTTCACTAACTTCCTGTGACATGTTGCCCCAGCCAGAGCAATTATTTAATAGATGTGGATACTCTTTCTTTTTGATATAgtgtatatttgtattaatTTTAACTGTAATGCATGACATTAGCCTACCTCATAAATAAGGGATGTAAAGCTATATTTTAATAAATGTCTGTCCAACAACATGGCTTGTGCATCACCCTTTCATCTAAGTTGTACTTGTTTTCTGGTTATGTGGACACGTGGTTATGTTAGTGGCAAACAACATACTTTGTAACAGTATTTggattgttattgttattttacATTATGCACAATAAATATGGTGGTGAGACATGTAATATGACTGTTTAATTGTATGGAGAACAGCATGCATGAAACACATAAACATGGATCTATCTAACAATGCAAAACGATTATGCACGGGCGTTCCTATTCTCTCATAGCATAATTATGTAAATATTTCATTTGAAATAAATGACTTTTGGAAcacgtttttttattattatttatttaagtaTTTTGATTAAACGCGGTTAGGTGCGACGTATCTTTGAGAATGTCTGAGATTGGTCAAAAATTTCTCAGCAATCCGAAAAGCCTGCCGGGAATTATGCGGCGTGTGTAGCTGCTACTGTGTAGTTATCCGTGACTGCCTGGTAGAGCTTAGCTGAGCCCGCCTATACAATACTCTTATCTCGCATGTATAACGGTTTTACTGAGAAATTAAATACATCCCTGAAATGGCCGGAAGCGCTGGAGAATGGTGTTTGATGGAAAGTGACCCAGGGGTTTTCACAGAACTGATAAAAGGATTTGGTGAGTCAGTGTGGGCAACCTGAGCTAACGGCTAGGATGGCTAACAGTTTGGTTAGCAGGCTAGCTCACTCTTTACATGATGCTCGAATTTACTGGCATGCGTTGCATGTATACATGTCCTCTTTGAGCAGCTGAAAGATGTTTGAATCTCTGTGGTTTTATTTGCCCGTCCACGTTTGTAATGTTGCTGTTGGCCTTAAGCCTTTTTTCCCTCAGAGAACCGCATAATGATAATGTAGTGCAGTGGCTTGCTAAGTAGCTAATATCGGGCAGATGTAACGTTAGCCCTGTTCACAGCAGGCTAACTAGCTAATGTTAGTCAAAGGATGATTCAGGCAAACCCCTTTACCCAGGTAACTGTCGCCACTTATTCGGGGCAGCAAACTATTTGTCTCCAAAGCGTGTAGATtgcattttattattttcattgGACATGATACAAATGATTGTTTTAACACATGAAACGCTGCCTGTCAAACGCTAGGGCTTGATGCTATTGCTACTATTGAGATACTATTGTTACTATTGAGATACTATTTGATTGTTAAACTCACTGTTATGCATGTGTTATAATTCTCGTTCGTCTGTTGTGTTCAATAGGTCAATAGTCTACTACTATTATTACATTCCTCAAAATTGACTTTCACTGTGAACAAATTTCCATCCCTGCTAAGACATCTTGTCAGATACATAAAGATAGCATAGGTAACCATTCCTACCCGTTTTCTATAGGATGTAAAGGTGCGCAGGTGGAGGAGATATGGAGTATGGAACCAGAAAATTTTGAGAATCTGAAGTGAGTACATTCAGCATTCATGTGTGCTTTTAATGCTGTGAAGGTGCTCTCCATCAATGCCCCATGTTGCTGCAGGAACATGTAATTGGGGTGCTTATATTCATCTTATTGACCCTGTTGTCCTCATTTGCAGACCTGTTCACGGACTGATTTTCCTTTTCAAGTGGCAGCCTGGTGAAGAGCCAGCTGGATCAATTGTTCAAGATTCAAGACTTGACCACATATTCTTTGCCAAACAGGTATCTTGTGTGTTAGGGCTGCCAAAACTGATTCAGTAGCACATTTAGGACATCCCCTGTAAATGCTAATCTGTTGGCTAGAAGTTCATGTCTAACTGATTTGGTGAAATAAGTAACATGTACTTCCATTTGTCCCTTAGTGATAATTTATTATTGTCATTAGTTCAATAGTAAAAACATGTTATATGTTTGTGGGGTGCTGATTTTGTTCTGTTGGACTGCATTTACAGGTCATAAACAATGCCTGTGCAACCCAGGCAATTGTCAGTGTGTTATTAAATTGCACACATCAAGATGTACTCCTTGGAGATACATTGGCAGAGTTCAAAGAGTTCTCCTTAAGCTTTGATGCTGCTGTAAGTTTTCTTACAAAATCTCTGAAAGATATTCATGTGTTTCAAACATAATTTTGTGCCCATACAACCCTGCAAACTACAGTTGAAGGTTTTGCTTGAAATTGGTATTACATCTGTTTGCATTTAGAGAAATTATGGCTTTTGGGGGGTGTGTAattgttctttcttttttttgtttcagatGAAAGGCTTGGCTCTGAGCAATTCTGAAGTAATTCGTCAAGTCCACAATGGTTTTGCCAGGTACAGACCATTCATTGTGGCAAAGCAGTACATTCCCACATGTGATATTCCACAACAAGGGATATGCATTCAACTGTTTTATCCCTTGCAGACAACAGATGTTTGAGTTTGATGCAAAGTCATCCGCAAAAGATGAAGATGCCTTCCATTTTGTGAGCTATGTCCCTGTCAACGGCAGACTCTATGAGCTGGATGGCCTCCGTGAGGGACCAATAGACCTTGGTATGTTGCCGAACTGAAGTGTGAATGTTTTTGGTCATCTCTAGTCAGTGTCCTGGACATAGAATAAGCCTATGAAAGTCttcatttaaaaatgttttgagCACTAGGCCATCACAGTTAAAATCAGTGTCTCCTGATCTTGATCCTTAAAAAGTCTTTAAGGTCTTGAAACGTACGTATCTCGTATTATATTTCGCTCATTTTCAAAGAGTGGCATTAAATTTAATCTGGGTGGCATTAAATTTCATCTTGGCGGAATGAAAGAAAGATATGCAAGAGACTCTGCCAACGTTGTTTCACCAGCGCACGTCCCTGGCTAACAAAACAGTAAAAAGTAGCCTGTGCCTGTTAGCACAGGCATCACACATTTAGGGGGCAGTGTTTTCCCCGTTGGCCTGtcatagaaacagacgaagaaATTGTTTCAGAGTTGCAGACACAAGCCAAGATTTTTTAGAGTGCGACTG
This genomic interval carries:
- the glrx2 gene encoding glutaredoxin 2 isoform X1; this encodes MLARGYLAKLTWGVILRQRMGNLSSSTSGALPGSACTQFVQDMVSRNCVVIFSKTSCPYCKMAKNVFNEIGATYKVIELDQHNDGRQLQEALAQITGAKTVPRVFINGQCIGGGSDTKELHQQGKLRPLIEQCTPCCSSESSGSGSGSG
- the glrx2 gene encoding glutaredoxin 2 isoform X2, with the translated sequence MGNLSSSTSGALPGSACTQFVQDMVSRNCVVIFSKTSCPYCKMAKNVFNEIGATYKVIELDQHNDGRQLQEALAQITGAKTVPRVFINGQCIGGGSDTKELHQQGKLRPLIEQCTPCCSSESSGSGSGSG
- the uchl5 gene encoding ubiquitin carboxyl-terminal hydrolase isozyme L5 gives rise to the protein MAGSAGEWCLMESDPGVFTELIKGFGCKGAQVEEIWSMEPENFENLKPVHGLIFLFKWQPGEEPAGSIVQDSRLDHIFFAKQVINNACATQAIVSVLLNCTHQDVLLGDTLAEFKEFSLSFDAAMKGLALSNSEVIRQVHNGFARQQMFEFDAKSSAKDEDAFHFVSYVPVNGRLYELDGLREGPIDLGVCNQDDWINAVRPVIEKRIQKYSEGEIRFNLMAIVSDRKMIFERKITELQAQLTEEEPMDTDQSSNLFSSIQSEIAKYQLLIEEENQKLKRYKIENIRRKHNYLPFIMELLKTLAEYQQLIPLVEKAKEKQSAKKIQEAK